A genome region from Streptomyces antimycoticus includes the following:
- a CDS encoding response regulator transcription factor, which translates to MAEGTPGNPNGPIRVLLADDHPVVREGLSAMLESAEGITVVGQAGSGEEAVVQAVALRPDITLLDLRMGGMDGVEATGQILRQVPGCKVVIVTTYEDDSDILRAVEAGAAGYLLKGSSRQELIDAVQTAARGETVLTPSLAGKLFRSRTVEPSPLSGREREVLRLVGRGLTNAEIGAELFVSEATVKTHLLRSYRKLGVSDRTAAVMKAMEHGLLS; encoded by the coding sequence GTGGCTGAGGGTACGCCGGGCAATCCGAACGGCCCCATCAGGGTCTTGCTCGCCGACGACCATCCCGTGGTGCGGGAGGGGCTGAGCGCCATGCTGGAGTCCGCCGAGGGGATCACGGTGGTCGGGCAGGCCGGTTCCGGTGAGGAGGCGGTGGTCCAGGCGGTCGCGCTGCGGCCGGACATCACCCTGCTGGATCTGCGCATGGGCGGGATGGACGGGGTCGAGGCCACCGGGCAGATCCTGCGGCAGGTGCCGGGCTGCAAGGTGGTCATCGTGACCACGTACGAGGACGACTCCGACATCCTGCGCGCGGTGGAGGCGGGCGCCGCGGGCTATCTGCTGAAGGGCAGTTCACGTCAGGAGCTGATCGACGCCGTGCAGACCGCGGCACGTGGCGAGACGGTGCTCACCCCGTCCCTGGCGGGCAAGCTCTTCCGCTCCCGGACGGTCGAGCCGTCCCCGCTCTCCGGCCGTGAGCGCGAGGTGCTGCGGCTGGTCGGCCGGGGGCTGACCAACGCCGAGATCGGCGCCGAGCTGTTCGTCAGCGAGGCCACGGTCAAGACGCATCTGCTGCGCTCGTATCGGAAGCTCGGCGTCTCCGACCGCACGGCCGCGGTGATGAAGGCCATGGAGCACGGGTTGTTGAGCTAG
- a CDS encoding thioesterase II family protein — MGAQRDDSVWIRRFHPAPESRARLICLPHAGGSASFFFPMSQTLSSSADVLCVQYPGRQDRRQDPLIENIGEYADAIAAELKPWLDLPVVFFGHSMGAVLAFEVTRRLEEADAEFSALALFASGRRAPSRYRDENVHRRDDDGVVREMKLLSGTDSRVLGNEEILRMAMPAIRGDYKAIETYRSAPGTAVRSSITVLTGDNDPRTSLEEAEAWRSHTTGAFDIRVFPGGHFFLAGHQGPIMSLVAEKLSGSRP, encoded by the coding sequence ATGGGTGCACAGCGAGACGACAGCGTCTGGATACGACGATTCCATCCGGCGCCCGAGAGTCGCGCCCGTCTGATCTGTCTGCCGCACGCCGGTGGTTCGGCGTCGTTCTTCTTCCCGATGTCCCAAACGCTTTCGTCGTCCGCGGATGTCCTGTGCGTGCAGTATCCGGGGCGTCAGGACCGGCGGCAGGACCCGCTGATCGAGAACATCGGTGAGTACGCGGACGCCATCGCCGCGGAGTTGAAGCCGTGGCTCGATCTCCCGGTCGTCTTCTTCGGGCACAGCATGGGCGCCGTTCTCGCGTTCGAGGTGACCCGGCGGCTGGAGGAGGCCGACGCGGAGTTCTCCGCGCTCGCCCTCTTCGCCTCGGGCCGCCGGGCGCCCTCCCGTTACCGCGATGAGAATGTGCACCGGCGCGATGACGACGGCGTCGTACGCGAGATGAAGCTGCTGAGCGGCACCGATTCGCGCGTTCTCGGAAATGAGGAGATTCTGCGCATGGCGATGCCGGCGATCCGCGGTGACTACAAGGCGATCGAGACCTACCGCTCCGCGCCCGGCACCGCCGTCCGCTCGTCGATCACCGTGCTGACCGGCGACAACGACCCCAGGACCAGCCTCGAAGAGGCGGAGGCATGGCGGTCGCACACCACCGGCGCGTTCGACATCCGGGTGTTCCCCGGTGGTCACTTCTTCTTGGCCGGGCATCAAGGGCCGATTATGAGTCTCGTCGCGGAGAAGCTTTCGGGGTCGAGACCCTGA
- a CDS encoding sensor histidine kinase, with protein sequence MRNHSPGEGSQTGAYYGPESGTRWFGLWDGFFAVSYLVTAILLFLSSGSQASHSIPIAALTLCVPWYAAVGRTLMIEDTYGPRNLVFAAGLVTLFCITTAFNLVGAFALFAVIPMLIMSLPMISAVVLATVANLCPVLVVAFIGEDLGLSVLGVLPISLLSIALSMLLGLWIKRVVRQSKGRGQLIEELQRSRERVARLSHEAGISAERERLAREIHDTLAQGLTSIISLVQAAESEVRDAPDQAVNHLSLAGRVAKESLAEARDFVAALTPPALRGGSLSQAVHRQAEGLIAETGLEVRCSVMGEERSLPMAVSVVLLRTVQEAIANVRKHAKQARTVDVIVLFDQDSVRLVVRDDGEGFTPDGTQEGYGLRGMQARVEEIDGVASVTSSPGRGTTVEVSVPVTAPTGEAVSG encoded by the coding sequence GTGCGCAATCACTCTCCGGGGGAGGGCTCGCAGACCGGGGCGTACTACGGTCCCGAGTCCGGCACCCGCTGGTTCGGCCTGTGGGACGGCTTCTTCGCCGTCTCCTACCTCGTCACCGCGATCCTGCTCTTCCTCTCCAGTGGCTCCCAGGCCAGTCACTCCATCCCGATCGCCGCGCTGACGCTGTGCGTGCCCTGGTACGCGGCGGTCGGCCGGACGCTGATGATCGAGGACACCTACGGCCCGCGGAACCTGGTGTTCGCGGCGGGTCTGGTGACGCTGTTCTGTATCACCACGGCGTTCAACCTCGTCGGCGCGTTCGCGCTGTTCGCCGTCATCCCGATGCTGATCATGAGCCTGCCGATGATCTCGGCGGTGGTGCTGGCCACGGTGGCCAACCTCTGCCCCGTGCTGGTGGTGGCGTTCATCGGTGAGGACCTGGGGCTGAGCGTCCTGGGTGTCCTGCCCATCTCGCTGCTGAGCATCGCGCTGTCGATGCTGCTGGGGCTGTGGATCAAGCGGGTGGTGCGGCAGAGCAAGGGGCGCGGGCAGCTCATCGAGGAGTTGCAGCGCAGCCGGGAGCGGGTGGCGCGGCTCTCCCACGAGGCCGGTATCTCGGCCGAACGCGAGCGGCTGGCCCGGGAGATCCACGACACCCTGGCGCAGGGCCTGACCAGCATCATCAGCCTGGTACAGGCGGCCGAGTCGGAGGTGCGCGACGCCCCGGACCAGGCGGTGAACCATCTGTCGCTGGCCGGGCGGGTGGCCAAGGAGTCGCTCGCCGAGGCCCGTGACTTCGTGGCCGCCCTCACCCCGCCCGCGCTGCGCGGCGGTTCGCTCTCCCAGGCGGTGCACCGACAGGCCGAGGGGCTGATCGCCGAGACCGGCCTGGAGGTGCGGTGTTCGGTGATGGGCGAGGAGAGGTCGCTCCCGATGGCGGTGAGCGTGGTGCTGCTGCGCACGGTGCAGGAGGCCATCGCCAATGTGCGCAAACACGCCAAACAGGCCCGTACGGTGGATGTGATCGTGCTCTTCGACCAGGACAGCGTCCGGCTGGTGGTCCGTGACGACGGCGAGGGTTTCACCCCGGACGGCACCCAGGAAGGCTACGGGCTGCGCGGGATGCAGGCCCGGGTGGAGGAGATCGACGGGGTGGCGTCCGTCACCAGCAGCCCCGGACGGGGCACCACCGTGGAGGTGAGCGTGCCGGTGACGGCGCCGACCGGGGAGGCAGTAAGTGGCTGA
- a CDS encoding helix-turn-helix transcriptional regulator, which yields MNSLPANLFEWENHLSALREMLRGATQGRGRLALVSGAVASGKTTLLNTFAEQAIESGALLLEATGSRAERDLPFGIIRKIFDNGAMPSDVRSEVIALLDGNGLESTAAGRMHVMSQISSVLLRMVEDRTLVVLVDDVHCGDDQSLQFLLHLARRVRQAKVLIVLTESPRLRQEQFTFHAELLRQPNCVRMRLHMLTEPGVAEALSGFLSATVAARLAPECHRVSGGNPMLLRALLEDWRTVGEHGEAQQRPAPGEAFAHAVLGCLHRGEPEVLEVARGVAVLGDARSPRLLGQLLDLSVSTVQQGVQDLHQCAILEHNAFRDEVARTAVLDATPATARDALHARAARLLHADGASALDVARQLVSARQDAERWTVPVLREAAEFALVEEELEFALRCLEHAHHACGPGPERTALKARLVSIAWRIGPAAAESHLPELLADAERGRLAPRDVAPITSYLVWSGRLDAAADAVAALARSAGTGDDPAMTAAVSASAQWLTMLSPPLRDRLPTVGTGVTAATGAPRDMAYLAYAHAAATMSAALTEGQADRAVIEAERVLQRHHLSDSTLQPLVIALLALVLAGRLDLALSWCERLLGECSARRVLTWQALLSAVRAEIALRQGDLQVAAHQARGAMSRISVQGWGVGIGLLLSTLIQAETGMGHYDEAMALLEQPLPDELFQTLPGLLYLRARGRCHLATGRYHAALGDFTAAGELMEAWRMDMPLLTPWRVDAAETWLALGDPKRARALAEEQLRLGPEDPRLRGALLVVLARTDELKRRVPRLKEAVEILEGGDDRIQLAIALGELGRAYRSLGDFNRGRVFVRKAWHVAKTCGADPLCRELMPRHADAGEFAAAAAQPSQGAEQQRDVEALTEAEVRIAVLAAHGNTNREIASKLFVTVSTVEQHLTRIYRKLNVKRRRDLPAKLSDSSLTGTV from the coding sequence ATGAATTCTTTGCCTGCGAACCTCTTCGAATGGGAGAACCACCTCTCCGCCCTGCGTGAAATGCTGCGCGGCGCGACACAGGGCAGAGGTCGGCTGGCTCTGGTCAGCGGCGCGGTGGCCAGTGGGAAGACCACGCTGCTGAACACCTTTGCCGAACAGGCCATCGAAAGCGGCGCGTTGCTCCTGGAAGCGACCGGTTCGAGAGCCGAGAGAGATCTCCCGTTCGGGATTATCCGGAAGATTTTCGACAACGGCGCGATGCCCTCCGATGTGCGATCCGAAGTGATCGCACTGCTTGACGGAAACGGGCTGGAAAGCACCGCCGCGGGACGCATGCACGTGATGTCCCAGATTTCCTCGGTACTGCTGCGGATGGTCGAGGATCGCACTCTTGTCGTCCTCGTCGACGATGTGCACTGCGGCGACGATCAGTCCTTGCAATTCCTGCTCCACCTGGCCCGCCGGGTGCGTCAGGCGAAGGTTCTCATCGTCCTCACCGAATCCCCCCGGCTTCGTCAGGAACAGTTCACCTTCCACGCCGAACTGCTCCGCCAGCCCAACTGTGTCCGCATGCGGCTGCACATGCTCACCGAGCCGGGCGTCGCCGAGGCGCTGTCCGGCTTCCTGTCCGCCACCGTCGCCGCCCGCCTCGCCCCCGAGTGCCACCGCGTCTCCGGTGGCAACCCGATGCTGCTGCGTGCCCTGCTGGAGGACTGGCGGACCGTCGGTGAGCACGGCGAGGCCCAGCAGCGCCCCGCGCCCGGTGAGGCGTTCGCCCACGCCGTCCTCGGCTGTCTGCACCGCGGCGAGCCCGAGGTGCTGGAGGTCGCCCGCGGGGTCGCCGTCCTCGGCGACGCCCGCTCGCCGCGGCTGCTCGGCCAGCTCCTCGACCTGAGCGTCAGCACGGTCCAGCAGGGCGTCCAGGACCTGCACCAGTGCGCCATCCTGGAACACAACGCCTTCCGCGACGAAGTGGCCCGTACCGCGGTGCTCGACGCGACCCCCGCGACCGCCCGTGACGCCCTGCACGCCCGCGCCGCCCGGCTGCTGCACGCCGACGGCGCCTCCGCCCTCGACGTCGCCCGCCAGCTGGTCTCCGCCCGGCAGGACGCCGAGCGCTGGACCGTCCCCGTCCTGCGCGAGGCCGCCGAATTCGCCCTGGTCGAAGAGGAGTTGGAGTTCGCGCTCCGCTGCCTCGAACACGCCCACCACGCCTGCGGGCCCGGCCCCGAGCGCACCGCGCTCAAGGCCCGGCTGGTCAGCATCGCCTGGCGGATCGGCCCGGCCGCCGCCGAGAGCCATCTGCCGGAGCTCCTCGCGGACGCCGAGCGGGGCCGGCTCGCGCCGCGCGACGTCGCCCCGATCACTTCCTACCTCGTCTGGTCCGGGCGGCTGGACGCGGCGGCCGACGCCGTCGCCGCGCTGGCCCGCTCGGCCGGCACCGGCGACGACCCCGCGATGACCGCCGCCGTCTCCGCCTCCGCCCAGTGGCTGACGATGCTCAGCCCCCCGCTGCGCGACCGCCTCCCCACCGTCGGGACCGGCGTCACGGCGGCCACCGGCGCCCCCCGCGACATGGCCTACCTGGCCTACGCCCACGCCGCCGCCACCATGTCCGCCGCGCTCACCGAGGGCCAGGCCGACCGGGCCGTCATCGAGGCCGAGCGGGTCCTGCAGCGCCACCACCTGAGCGACAGCACCCTCCAGCCGCTGGTCATCGCGCTGCTGGCGCTGGTCCTGGCCGGCCGGCTCGACCTGGCCCTGTCCTGGTGCGAGCGGCTGCTGGGCGAATGCTCCGCCCGCCGCGTCCTCACCTGGCAGGCGCTGCTGTCCGCCGTACGGGCCGAGATAGCGCTGCGCCAGGGCGATCTGCAGGTCGCCGCGCACCAGGCGCGCGGCGCGATGTCGCGGATCTCGGTCCAGGGCTGGGGCGTGGGCATCGGGCTGCTGCTGTCCACCCTGATCCAGGCCGAGACCGGGATGGGCCACTACGACGAGGCCATGGCACTGCTCGAACAGCCCCTGCCCGACGAGCTCTTCCAGACCCTCCCCGGGCTGCTCTACCTGCGGGCCAGGGGCCGCTGCCATCTGGCCACCGGCCGCTACCACGCCGCGCTCGGCGACTTCACGGCCGCCGGTGAGCTGATGGAGGCCTGGCGGATGGACATGCCCCTGCTGACCCCCTGGCGGGTGGACGCCGCCGAGACCTGGCTGGCCCTCGGCGACCCCAAGCGCGCCCGCGCGCTGGCCGAGGAGCAGCTGCGGCTGGGCCCGGAGGACCCCCGGCTGCGCGGCGCCCTGCTGGTCGTCCTGGCCCGCACCGACGAGCTCAAGCGCCGGGTGCCCCGCCTCAAGGAGGCCGTCGAGATCCTGGAGGGCGGCGACGACCGCATCCAGCTGGCCATCGCCCTCGGTGAACTCGGCCGCGCCTACCGCTCGCTGGGCGACTTCAACCGGGGCCGGGTGTTCGTCCGCAAGGCGTGGCATGTGGCCAAGACCTGCGGCGCCGATCCGCTGTGCCGTGAGCTGATGCCCCGCCACGCGGACGCCGGTGAGTTCGCGGCGGCCGCCGCCCAGCCGAGCCAGGGCGCCGAGCAGCAGCGCGATGTGGAGGCGCTGACCGAGGCGGAGGTGCGGATCGCGGTGCTGGCCGCGCACGGCAACACCAACCGGGAGATCGCCTCCAAGCTGTTCGTCACCGTCAGCACCGTGGAGCAGCACCTGACCCGCATCTACCGTAAGCTGAACGTCAAGCGCCGCCGTGACCTGCCCGCGAAGCTCTCGGACAGCAGCCTGACGGGGACGGTGTAG